One stretch of Caldinitratiruptor microaerophilus DNA includes these proteins:
- the ndk gene encoding nucleoside-diphosphate kinase, with amino-acid sequence MERSFVMVKPDGVQRGLVGEIISRLERRGLKLVAARFMAVSRELAEKHYEVHRGKPFFEGLIRFITSGPVMAMVWEGPNAIEVIRSTMGTTNPVQAGPGTIRGDLAVDIGRNLVHGSDGPDTAEKEIALWFRPEDIVEYGRAADPWVVERP; translated from the coding sequence GTGGAGCGCAGCTTCGTGATGGTCAAGCCCGACGGGGTCCAGCGGGGTCTGGTGGGGGAGATCATCAGCCGCCTGGAGCGCCGCGGGCTCAAGCTCGTGGCGGCCCGGTTCATGGCGGTGTCGCGGGAGCTGGCGGAGAAGCACTACGAGGTGCACCGCGGCAAGCCGTTCTTCGAGGGACTCATCCGGTTCATCACGTCCGGCCCCGTCATGGCCATGGTGTGGGAAGGGCCGAACGCCATCGAGGTCATCCGCAGCACCATGGGCACGACCAACCCCGTACAGGCCGGACCCGGCACGATCCGGGGGGATCTGGCGGTCGACATCGGCCGCAACCTGGTGCACGGTTCGGACGGGCCGGACACGGCCGAGAAGGAGATCGCGCTGTGGTTCCGGCCGGAGGACATCGTCGAGTACGGGCGCGCCGCCGACCCGTGGGTGGTCGAGCGGCCGTAG
- the speD gene encoding adenosylmethionine decarboxylase — protein MKALGRHILAEVYGCDPTLLNDIKHVEKVMVDAALNAGAEVREVAFHRFSPQGVSGVVIISESHLAIHTWPELGYAAVDVFTCGDDVDPWIACQHICDQFKAESVSATETKRGILHPWGPLQQGASHKTDEHLKAPATVGAAR, from the coding sequence ATGAAGGCTCTGGGCCGCCACATTCTGGCGGAGGTTTATGGGTGCGACCCCACGCTGCTGAATGACATCAAGCACGTGGAGAAGGTCATGGTGGATGCCGCCCTGAACGCGGGGGCGGAGGTCCGGGAGGTTGCATTCCATAGATTCAGTCCCCAGGGCGTGAGCGGTGTGGTGATCATCTCCGAGAGCCACCTGGCGATCCACACCTGGCCGGAACTCGGGTACGCAGCCGTGGACGTGTTCACGTGCGGGGATGACGTGGATCCGTGGATCGCCTGCCAGCACATCTGCGACCAGTTCAAGGCAGAGAGTGTATCGGCGACGGAGACGAAGCGCGGCATCCTGCACCCGTGGGGTCCGCTCCAGCAGGGGGCATCGCACAAGACGGACGAGCACCTGAAGGCCCCCGCGACCGTCGGAGCGGCCCGCTGA
- a CDS encoding sigma 54-interacting transcriptional regulator produces MRPRIAVLGYEPLGQLFRQVLLGRDLPYEVQFVQALFEEALPAARELERSGRADAFVAGAVNYPLLRDRLRLPVVPLTITGYDLLRAIARAADHGHRILVMSYRERRLPAEDLRAVFRVQVDEEVFTSWEEADGIVRRRRDAGWTVLVGPSVACELAGQHGLHGVLAYGPDTLLRALQQAYEMATARLAEAQRTEELRTILQFAPTGIIAADGNGRITVFNPALERLTGIAAGEAVGRPADEVVPALELGRVLESGAPSLAAVAQLGPLEVVTNRVPVTVQGRPAGVVATVWDARSVEESEVAVRRVRHGRGLVARFTFAHVVGESPALRQAVAAARRFARAEQPILIYGETGTGKELFAQSIHNASRRAGRPFVAINCAAVPESLLESELFGFEEGAFTGARRGGKPGLMELAHTGTLFLDEVAELSPPLQTKLLRALQEREIMRVGGDRLIPVDVRVVAATSRDLDAEVAAGRFREDLYYRLNVLELRLPPLRERREDVPLLVRHFLAGRPQALVEAAVAGIAAHLGDYPWPGNVRELENLLSRFIALADTEEGKTPPAALMAELARQLQSRARTRRVRSAREDEVRRIAEAMAAEGGNRAAAARRLGISRSTLWRKLRELNGPGV; encoded by the coding sequence GTGCGGCCGCGCATCGCGGTGCTCGGCTACGAGCCGCTCGGGCAGCTCTTCCGGCAGGTGCTCCTCGGCCGGGACCTCCCGTACGAGGTGCAGTTCGTGCAGGCCCTCTTCGAGGAGGCCCTCCCGGCGGCTCGCGAATTGGAACGGTCGGGCCGGGCCGACGCCTTCGTCGCCGGCGCCGTGAACTACCCGCTCCTCCGGGACCGGCTGCGGCTGCCGGTCGTCCCCCTCACCATCACCGGGTACGACCTCCTGCGGGCGATCGCCCGGGCGGCCGACCACGGCCACCGCATCCTGGTGATGAGCTACCGCGAGCGGCGCCTGCCTGCGGAGGACCTGCGGGCCGTGTTCCGGGTCCAGGTGGACGAGGAGGTCTTCACGTCCTGGGAGGAGGCCGACGGCATCGTGCGCCGGCGCCGCGACGCGGGGTGGACGGTGCTCGTCGGGCCGAGCGTGGCGTGCGAGCTGGCCGGGCAGCACGGGCTCCACGGCGTGCTCGCCTACGGGCCGGACACCCTCCTCCGGGCCCTGCAGCAGGCCTACGAGATGGCCACCGCCCGCCTGGCGGAGGCGCAGCGCACGGAAGAGCTGCGCACCATCCTGCAGTTCGCCCCGACCGGGATCATCGCCGCCGACGGCAACGGGCGGATCACGGTCTTCAACCCGGCGCTTGAGCGGCTGACGGGGATCGCCGCGGGGGAGGCCGTGGGCCGTCCGGCCGACGAGGTCGTGCCCGCGCTGGAGCTCGGCCGGGTGCTGGAGAGCGGCGCCCCTTCGCTGGCGGCGGTGGCGCAGCTGGGCCCGCTGGAGGTCGTCACGAACCGGGTACCCGTCACCGTGCAGGGGCGGCCGGCCGGCGTGGTGGCCACCGTGTGGGACGCGCGCTCGGTGGAGGAGTCCGAGGTGGCGGTGCGGCGCGTCCGCCACGGCCGGGGCCTGGTGGCCCGTTTCACCTTCGCCCACGTGGTCGGGGAGAGCCCCGCACTGCGCCAGGCCGTGGCGGCAGCCCGGCGGTTCGCCCGGGCCGAGCAGCCGATCCTCATCTACGGCGAGACCGGGACGGGCAAGGAGCTGTTCGCGCAGTCCATCCACAACGCGAGCCGGCGGGCCGGCCGGCCCTTCGTGGCGATCAACTGCGCGGCGGTGCCGGAATCCCTGCTGGAGAGCGAGCTCTTCGGCTTCGAGGAGGGCGCCTTCACCGGCGCCCGCCGGGGCGGCAAGCCGGGGCTGATGGAGCTCGCACACACCGGCACCCTCTTCCTCGACGAGGTGGCCGAGCTCAGCCCGCCCCTCCAGACGAAGCTGCTGCGGGCCCTGCAGGAGCGGGAGATCATGCGGGTCGGGGGCGACCGGCTCATCCCCGTGGACGTGCGCGTCGTGGCGGCCACCAGCCGTGACCTGGACGCCGAGGTGGCCGCCGGCCGCTTCCGGGAGGACCTGTACTACCGGCTCAACGTGCTGGAGCTGCGGCTCCCGCCCCTGCGGGAGCGCCGGGAGGACGTGCCCCTCCTCGTGCGGCACTTCCTGGCCGGGCGCCCGCAGGCGCTGGTGGAGGCGGCCGTCGCCGGGATCGCGGCCCACCTGGGCGACTACCCCTGGCCCGGGAACGTGCGCGAGCTCGAGAACCTGCTCTCCCGCTTCATCGCGCTGGCGGACACCGAGGAGGGCAAGACCCCGCCTGCCGCCCTGATGGCGGAGCTCGCGCGGCAGCTGCAGAGCCGCGCCCGGACCCGGCGGGTGCGGAGCGCCCGGGAGGACGAGGTCCGCCGGATCGCCGAGGCGATGGCCGCCGAGGGCGGCAACCGGGCCGCCGCGGCCCGCCGGCTGGGGATCAGCCGGTCGACCCTCTGGCGCAAGCTGCGCGAGCTGAACGGCCCCGGCGTCTGA
- a CDS encoding enoyl-CoA hydratase/isomerase family protein, with protein sequence MTTETRSLESLTLHVDGAIATLTIARPRVRNAFTTAMWAHLRDQVRRLATNPDVRVLVLRGEGRTFTSGSDIGEFARLGPEGSEQSFRLMEEAITAVESLPFATIAAIGGHALGAGLELALACDLRIGAADARLGMPIARLGITVTPRFAARLVAAVGPARARDLLLTGRILAAEEARAAGLLHYVVDPAELEPAVTDLANRVAAQSPAAVRAAKRWIAALLPAVDDGDARAVDPVEFREGVAAFLEGRPPRF encoded by the coding sequence TTGACCACGGAGACCCGATCGCTGGAATCGCTCACGCTTCACGTCGACGGAGCCATCGCCACCCTGACCATCGCCCGCCCCCGCGTCCGCAACGCCTTCACCACCGCCATGTGGGCCCACCTCCGGGACCAGGTCCGGCGGCTCGCCACGAACCCGGACGTGCGCGTGCTGGTCCTCCGGGGCGAGGGGCGGACCTTCACGTCGGGTTCCGACATCGGGGAGTTCGCCCGGCTGGGCCCGGAGGGCTCGGAGCAGTCGTTCCGGTTGATGGAGGAGGCCATCACCGCCGTCGAGTCGCTGCCGTTCGCGACCATCGCCGCCATCGGCGGTCACGCCCTGGGGGCGGGCCTCGAGCTGGCCCTGGCCTGCGATCTCCGCATCGGCGCGGCGGACGCGCGCCTCGGGATGCCCATCGCCCGGCTGGGGATCACGGTCACCCCGCGCTTCGCCGCCCGGCTGGTGGCGGCCGTGGGGCCCGCCCGGGCCCGCGACCTGCTCCTGACGGGGAGGATCCTCGCCGCGGAGGAGGCCCGCGCGGCCGGGCTCCTCCACTACGTCGTCGACCCCGCCGAACTGGAGCCGGCCGTCACCGACCTGGCAAACCGGGTCGCCGCGCAGTCGCCCGCCGCGGTGCGGGCGGCCAAGCGCTGGATCGCGGCCCTCCTGCCGGCCGTCGACGACGGCGACGCCCGGGCCGTCGACCCGGTGGAGTTCCGGGAGGGGGTGGCTGCGTTCCTCGAAGGCCGCCCGCCACGGTTTTGA
- a CDS encoding amino acid ABC transporter substrate-binding protein yields the protein MSTQRARPRPLRRLGLVALATGLLVALTACGGGAPSGSSGATGSSGSSGAAPQGGAAQGGGAAGGGEVIKIGVVLPTSGREAKPGTYQWEGIQLAIKQVNDKGGVSVGGKKMKIEPVFYDDESDQAKSASLVERAMTADKVVAVIGGYSTALGQAESVMPDRYQVPWITPGAAASTIFSQGYQWTFGTLTPVSELGYTTGKFLGWLVDQGKLQKGLKIAMVLENTDHGVDYGNGIEQWLKENPGYFTVVFKENFELGAPDFSGLLQKVKNAGADIFLSDAHLQDYITMHRQYVQAGLYHQMVSYGARGPEKDARDALGDAVTGIFAGIWWSKNLPYPQVKKFIEDYKAAYGREPDSWYAATAYDAVRALVTAIEQAGSLDKTAIRDALRKVELKDSLLPGQVLKFEANGQLKAPFVIVQNKPGGKVDIVYPADAATGEVIAPIPKK from the coding sequence ATGTCCACGCAACGCGCCCGGCCCCGGCCCTTGCGCCGGCTGGGGCTCGTCGCTCTCGCGACCGGGCTACTCGTCGCGCTCACCGCCTGCGGGGGCGGGGCTCCTTCCGGCTCGTCCGGCGCGACGGGGTCCTCGGGGTCCTCGGGGGCAGCGCCGCAGGGCGGCGCGGCGCAGGGCGGCGGGGCCGCCGGCGGGGGCGAGGTCATCAAGATCGGCGTCGTCCTCCCGACGAGCGGTCGCGAGGCGAAGCCCGGCACGTACCAGTGGGAAGGCATTCAGCTCGCGATCAAGCAGGTCAACGACAAGGGCGGAGTGTCCGTCGGCGGCAAGAAGATGAAGATCGAGCCCGTCTTCTACGACGACGAGTCCGACCAGGCCAAGTCGGCGTCCCTCGTGGAGCGGGCCATGACGGCCGACAAGGTCGTCGCCGTCATCGGCGGGTACTCGACGGCGCTGGGCCAGGCCGAGTCGGTCATGCCGGACCGCTACCAGGTGCCCTGGATCACCCCCGGCGCCGCGGCGAGCACGATCTTCAGCCAGGGCTACCAGTGGACGTTCGGGACCCTGACCCCGGTCTCCGAGCTCGGCTACACCACCGGCAAGTTCCTGGGCTGGCTCGTCGACCAGGGCAAGCTCCAGAAGGGCCTCAAGATCGCGATGGTCCTGGAGAACACGGACCACGGCGTGGACTACGGTAACGGCATCGAGCAGTGGCTCAAGGAGAACCCCGGGTACTTCACGGTGGTCTTCAAGGAGAACTTCGAGCTCGGGGCCCCCGACTTCTCCGGCCTGCTGCAGAAGGTGAAGAACGCCGGCGCCGACATCTTCCTGTCCGACGCCCACCTGCAGGACTACATCACGATGCACCGCCAGTACGTCCAGGCCGGGCTGTACCACCAGATGGTCAGCTACGGCGCCCGCGGGCCCGAGAAGGACGCCCGGGACGCCCTCGGCGACGCGGTGACCGGGATCTTCGCCGGCATCTGGTGGTCGAAGAACCTGCCCTACCCGCAGGTCAAGAAGTTCATCGAGGACTACAAGGCGGCGTACGGCCGTGAGCCCGACTCCTGGTATGCCGCCACCGCCTACGACGCCGTCCGGGCCCTCGTGACCGCCATCGAGCAGGCGGGCAGCCTCGACAAGACCGCGATCCGGGATGCCCTGCGCAAGGTCGAGCTGAAGGATTCGCTCCTGCCCGGACAGGTCCTCAAGTTCGAGGCGAACGGCCAGCTGAAGGCGCCCTTCGTGATCGTGCAGAACAAGCCCGGCGGCAAGGTGGACATCGTCTACCCGGCGGATGCGGCGACGGGCGAGGTCATCGCCCCGATCCCCAAGAAGTGA
- a CDS encoding branched-chain amino acid ABC transporter permease, with product MTAGEFLNLLVAALLLAGIYATMSFGMTVIYGVMKIINLAHAGFMMLGAYFAYELYQRLGVDPILGSVLAIPVFFVLGVACYFLLVRWVPTSDQPTLPSLLLLFGLWLVLQNVGYSVWGNTDRSILTPFTLSTIRIGPVSISTLRAVVFAVAVLSLVVLQLVLTRTWFGRSVRALTQNKLAGQIVGIDTQRTAALTFGLGIAFAGMAGALLATLYSFNPDFGRPFLLRSFVIIVLGGLESFSGVAVGALILALVETFTILVVPAGYQVAISFALLVVALLVLPGGVASLFERRGRAA from the coding sequence TTGACGGCAGGGGAGTTCCTCAACCTCCTGGTAGCCGCCCTGCTCCTGGCAGGAATCTACGCCACCATGTCCTTCGGCATGACCGTCATCTACGGCGTGATGAAGATCATCAACCTCGCACACGCCGGCTTCATGATGCTTGGCGCCTACTTCGCGTACGAGCTGTACCAGCGCCTCGGGGTCGACCCCATCCTGGGGTCGGTCCTCGCCATCCCCGTGTTCTTCGTCCTCGGCGTGGCGTGCTACTTCCTCCTGGTGCGCTGGGTCCCGACCTCGGACCAGCCCACCCTGCCGTCGCTGCTCCTGCTGTTCGGGCTCTGGCTCGTCCTGCAGAACGTGGGCTACTCCGTCTGGGGGAACACGGACCGCTCGATCCTGACCCCGTTCACGCTGTCCACCATCCGCATCGGCCCCGTGTCCATCTCCACGCTGCGGGCGGTGGTGTTCGCCGTCGCCGTCCTCTCCCTGGTCGTGCTCCAGCTCGTGCTGACCCGGACGTGGTTCGGCCGGTCGGTGCGGGCGCTCACCCAGAACAAGCTCGCCGGGCAGATCGTGGGCATCGACACGCAGCGCACGGCGGCCCTGACCTTCGGCCTGGGGATCGCCTTCGCCGGGATGGCGGGAGCCCTGCTCGCCACGCTGTACTCCTTCAACCCCGACTTCGGCCGGCCGTTTCTCCTGCGCTCCTTCGTGATCATCGTCCTGGGCGGGCTGGAGTCGTTCTCCGGCGTGGCCGTGGGGGCGCTCATCCTGGCGCTGGTGGAGACCTTCACGATCCTGGTCGTGCCCGCCGGCTACCAGGTGGCCATCTCGTTCGCCCTCCTGGTGGTGGCGCTCCTGGTCCTGCCCGGCGGCGTGGCCAGCCTCTTCGAGCGAAGGGGGCGGGCGGCATGA
- a CDS encoding branched-chain amino acid ABC transporter permease, with amino-acid sequence MSRSASVAGGPGAARLAAAALPLALALLLAAVPLFGLGPNVIRLLFVTLVWVTTSVAWNILGGITGQVSFGFAVFYGLGAYTAALLIRGGTPPLLAFLAAGAVATVASLVVGIPTFRLRGPYFAIATIGVSEAVRVTMNNLAFTGGASGYRIVERVPFNQMTHYYSALALAALAIAVSILVVRSKFGLGLMAVREDEDAAADLGLNPFKYKLLAHALAAALTGMAGGVFARYAGFIHPGGVFAFNTSVSILLMPVIGGLGTVWGPVIGGLIYGTVQEQLVAAFPNLHLLLYGSLLIVIILFEPKGIVGLVGRLARWAAGSRRQAVPVAARGASTGTGVES; translated from the coding sequence ATGAGCCGGAGCGCATCGGTGGCGGGCGGCCCGGGGGCCGCCAGGCTGGCCGCGGCGGCGCTGCCGCTGGCCCTGGCGCTCCTGCTGGCGGCCGTCCCCCTGTTCGGGCTCGGACCGAACGTGATCCGCCTCCTCTTCGTCACCCTGGTGTGGGTCACCACCAGCGTGGCCTGGAACATCCTCGGCGGCATCACGGGGCAGGTCTCGTTCGGGTTCGCCGTCTTCTACGGGCTGGGCGCCTACACGGCGGCACTCCTCATCCGGGGCGGCACCCCGCCGCTCCTGGCGTTCCTCGCCGCCGGCGCGGTGGCCACGGTCGCCTCCCTGGTGGTCGGGATCCCGACCTTCCGCCTGCGGGGACCCTACTTCGCCATCGCCACCATTGGCGTGAGCGAGGCCGTGCGGGTGACCATGAACAACCTCGCCTTCACCGGCGGCGCCAGCGGGTACCGGATCGTCGAGCGGGTCCCGTTCAACCAGATGACCCACTACTACAGCGCGCTGGCGCTGGCGGCGCTGGCGATCGCCGTCTCGATCCTGGTCGTCCGGTCGAAGTTCGGCCTCGGCCTCATGGCGGTGCGGGAGGACGAGGACGCCGCGGCCGACCTCGGCTTGAACCCCTTCAAGTACAAGCTGCTGGCGCACGCCCTGGCCGCCGCGCTGACCGGCATGGCCGGGGGCGTGTTCGCCCGCTACGCGGGGTTCATCCACCCCGGCGGCGTGTTCGCCTTCAACACCAGCGTCTCGATCCTCCTCATGCCGGTCATCGGGGGCCTGGGGACCGTCTGGGGACCGGTGATCGGCGGCCTCATCTACGGGACGGTGCAGGAGCAGCTGGTCGCCGCCTTCCCCAACCTGCACCTGCTCCTCTACGGCTCGCTCCTCATCGTGATCATCCTCTTCGAACCGAAGGGCATCGTGGGCCTGGTGGGCCGGCTCGCCCGGTGGGCGGCCGGAAGCCGCCGGCAGGCGGTCCCGGTGGCAGCCCGCGGCGCGTCGACCGGAACGGGGGTGGAGTCATGA